The following is a genomic window from Aristaeella lactis.
AGTTACAACAGCTGTAGAATATGCAGTTTATTCACTAAAAGATAAACTTGATAAAAAAGATGGCTTTATAACAATGAAAGGATTCATTAATCCGATAGTAAGGATTCCAGCATATGGTGAGGAGCAGCGCTCAATTAACAATATTGCTCCATGCGAATTAATGGAAGCAATGAGGACTGTGGCTAAAAAAAGCTTTGGGCTAAATCGAGATGACTTAATCAATGAGACCAGCAAAGCTTTGGGTTATGCCAGAAAAGGGCCAAGAATTCAAACTGTACTAGAAAGCATACTCGGCGAACTGATCAAGAGGAATATTATTCATATGGTAGATGAAAAAGTTCATACTGTGGAGGCAACTATATATGGATAATCGAACTGTGATAAATCAGCAACTTGAAATGCCTATAGCAACAACGATTAATCCAGATGTTCAGCAGATGACAATGCCGATAGTTACAACTATTAATCCGGATACAGTTGAAGAAAGTAGAAATACTGAGTCGAATAAAGATAGCTGGTTGCAATCTGGAAGTAAACTCCAAGGTTCTGAAACCTATACAGTTAGGCAAAAAATGAAAACAACCTCGGGAGAAGCAGATCTATATCTTTGCAAAACAGAATCTAACCGTATTGTTGTAGCAAAAGTTTATAAGCGTGAAAACCCACTGAAAACTGGCGTTGTTGAAGCGCTTAAAAGCATCAGATCTCCTTATGTAGCTCGAGTATATGATGTGTTTCTCTGGAATAATCACACTGTTGTAATTCTTCAATTCTATAAGAATGGAAGTCTTAACGGTAAAACGTATTCATTGGAACAACTAAAGGCCATGATTATTCCAAATATTAATGAAGGTCTCAAGGCTATACACAGTGTTAATCTGCTTCACAAAGATCTAAAACCAGCCAATATAATGCTTTGTGACGATGGGCTATCTGTAGCGATTATTGACTTTGGTATTAGCTCACTACTTGAAGAAGGAGCAACTGTGTTACTGACCCAGACAGGTATGACACCTGTATACTCGGCACCCGAACTGTTTAAAGGCCTAGCATTAGCAGAAGCGGACTATTATTCGTTTGGTATTACTTTGTATGAGCTTTTCTGTGGGAAAACGCCCTATTCAGATTTATCAGATGCTGAAATCGCAATGTTTTCCAGTATCCAAAGAATACCATTACCCAAGGAAATGCCGGGTGAATTGCAAAAGCTTATTGCTGCATTAACATATCCGGATATAACTAATAGACATGATAAATCAAATCCTAACAGGAGATGGATGTATGATGAAGTAAGAAAATGGTTAACAGGAGAATCGATTATTTCTCCTGGCGGATTTGATACAACGGAGATAAATCCTCTTGCTTTTGAGGGAAAGACATATCATACTGTTCGTGATCTTATTGAAGCAATGGGGCTAAACTGGAATGCCGGTAAAAGGCTTTTGTTTCACGGCTCCTTGGCAAATCATATTCGGGCAACCAACGCAGCAGCGTATGAGAGTTGTTGTGATGCAGTCAGAAAAGCTTCAGAAACCAATGCAAAGGACGATCTTGTCTTCTTTGAATTTTTGTATGATATGGTCCCCGAAATGGAAGCAATCTATTGGAAAGGAAGAAGATTTGCGTCTCCATCTGCCCTTGGAAGAGAGATGCTTGAAGCTCTCTGGAAAGAGAATGAATCACAGTATAAGCTATATGATACAATTCTTTCAGAACGAGTACTGTCAACATATGTCCTGTCAAAAGATTCCAACAACAACGACTTGCTACAGGTGATAAAAAGGATAGAGAATCTTTGGAAGATTTCCAAGGATGAAAAACGTGATCTTAGATATGTATATTATCTATCTGCGTATCTCCTGTCGAATCAAAAAATCTTGAAGATTGATAATGAAGAAATAAGGACAGTCGATGAATTGTCAGATTATCTAAATCGAAAACTACAAGTTTCCATAAAAACGTTTATTGAAGCCACTCATCAATTTGTCGATTATGACGGCAACCTGGATGTACAACTCGAAGCTTGGTTAACAGCTATCGGAAAAAAAGATGCTATTAACCAATGGAAAGAAGTACTTCGTAGTGGAGCCGAATGATAAAAAGAATGGGCATTCGTTAGTGGTATTCCGAATTGTGATGCTATAATACTTATTAACCGATAACGAGTTGTATATATCAGGAATCATTCATCTCATCGATAAAAAGGCGGGTGTGGGTTTATGAGCGGACCTAAATCGTCAAGTTACACACTAACTGCAGAACAAAGAAAAAAGATACTTGAGGAACAAAGGCGTCAAAGGGAACTCGAACAGGAACGTAAGCGTGTTGAAGCAGAAACGCAAAGAAAAGGTGGTTTACTGATTGAAATCAACAGTGAACTGGAAAAGCTTTCGCTTCAGATTGATAGATTGATCTTTTTGAAAAATGAATCGGAATATGATTTGCCGCTAATAGATGAGACAAAAAGCAAAATTGAAACCGTCAAAACCCAGATTGAAACTATTCGGAACAGGGAAACAACTACCTCATCAGAATTAAAGAGTCAAAATGAGCAATTATCTGGCTTACTGTACGAAATCTCTTCACATTATTCACTTTGCGCTGATCAGGTTTCAAAAGTCACAGACCGTTTTCATAAAGAACTTGATAGCAGAATTGCAGAAGGATTTCATCTGTCCTTTTCAAATCTTGGTGCTGATAAGCGGAAGAAAGACAGCACACAAATCATACGTATCAATGAAACAATGGCTCAGTTGTCAGGTATGACATTGTCTTCAAAATTGCAAAGTCATTTGAATGAAATCAAGAACAAAGCGGACACTATAACCGATCCGACTTTCTTAAGCAATTTCTATTCGGTTGTGGTTGTTCCATTTGTTAAAGAATGTAGAGAATTCGAGGCTGTTCAGAAAGAGCATGACGAATTGATCATTCAATATGCAATACTAGCTGAAGAATGCAATGTAAGCACAAAACCAGTACCATACAGCAAGGAAGGTATTGAATTCGTAAAGAATGAAATAGCCAAACTCGAGCAACAATCCATGAAACAAAAAGAGAGCGAATATATTAAGAAAGCGCTTGATGAAGCAATGCGAGAAATGGGATATGATCTTATAGGAGATCGGGTTGTTGCGAAGAAGAGTGGAAAACGAATTAGACATGAATTGTATTCTCTGTCAAATGGTACTGCTGTAGACGTCACATATTCAGAAAACGGTCAGATTACCATGGAGCTAGGAGGAATCGATCAGGTAGACAGACAACCGGATACAGACGAAAGTTTACAACTAGTCGAGGATATGCGAAGCTTCTGTACGGATTACGATGTCTTGGTAAAGCGACTAGCCGAAAAAGGTGTAAAAACTCAAAAGCTTTCCATTATGCCACCTTCTGTTGAATATGCTCAGATCATCAACTCTAATGACTATAGTATTAAAAAGCCGGTATCTCGTTATTCAGTTGTCAGTCATAGACAAACTGATACTTCAGTCATGCACAGGGAGAATTGAGTATGGAGAAGTTCAAAATATGCCCTTTATGTGGCAAACGTAATGCGCCGATTGCACTCGAATGTGAAGTATGCGAAACCGATATCTCCACAATCCGCCCCATGGATGAAGAGACAATAAAAACATCCATAGACGCTGCAGAGCAACCCAGTACAATCCCTTTGACAATGGCAAGAATTTGTGAAGAATGCGGATTCAGGAATCCACCCAACTCAAGGAAATGCCAACAATGTGGTGAAGATATTTCGGATGTTATTCCAACGAAAGTGGAATCTGTTAAGCGTATCCACTTTATTCTGTCCAGCTTGGATGGAGAATTTGCCTTTCCGATACCAGAAGGAAAAACAATTATCGGCCGAGAAGCTGCCATGTCTGAATATCTGACAAATAAGTGCTTCGTTAGCCGAAACCATGCAAAAATTATTTTGGAAAACGGCAAGATAACAGTTGAAAACATAAGTAAAACTAACTATACATATATAAACAACGAGAAAATCACCGGCGATACTGTTGAACTGCATGATGGTGATATTATGGGTTTGGGTGGGAATGAAAAAGACGGGAAACGCCAAGATCAGGCTGCCTATTTTATGGTGAGGATTGGTTCATGTATATAGCGCGTATTCTTTATCCGGTTAAGGTGCTCGGTCCAGGCGATCGAATCGTGATCTGGTTCGCAGGCTGTGAACATCAATGTCCCGGATGTAGTAATCCAGAATTATGGGATCAGAACGAACGCTATCATACTGATCTAAACTCTGTGATGAATTTGATTAATCTGATTGTCGATCAGCATAAAGTCGATGGCTTTACCATCACTGGTGGAGATCCGTTTTATCAACCGAATGCACTTAAGGAATTGTTATATGAACTAGCAAAGATTTCTTCGGACATTCTGGTCTACACTGGATATTCATATAACAAGATCAAAGATATATATTCCGATATCCTTGGTGATATTGCAGTATTGATTGACGGAAAGTACATTGAAGCAGAGAATCACGGCTCATTGCTAAGAGGATCCGATAATCAAGACATCCTGATTCTGAATGAGAATGTACGGCCTATTTATGAAAATTATCTATCAACACATACAAGTAGCATTCAGAATTTTTCAACAACTGATGGAATCATTTCAGTGGGCATTCATCATCCCAGGTATGAAGAACAATTACTAGAAATTAGCAAAAGAAAAGGATTGGAGGTTAAGTCATGAGCGAGGTTATTCTTTCCAAGTGGCATCAGGAAATGGATATTTTCAGAAAAATCAAACCATGCTTGATTATGGAAGGGAACATACTGGATAGTTATATGTATCCGCTGGAAGGAAGTCTTCCTCAAGGCTCCATTGTCAGACTTACAGACTATTTACATTACTATTTCAAGGATATTGGTTATGAAAACATTGTAATGTATGATGGCATCCGGGGTTTTTATAACAAATGTGAAGACGGATATATCCAGAAATTTGCTGATCTCGTTAACGTTAGTATTGCAGGCAATCGTAGTATTATTGCTGAGTTTCGCGGCAAGGGAACAGGATCTGCTGCATTGATGGTAGAAACAGCACTTATTCAGAATGAATCGCCTACAGTTGTGATTATGGACTTCGCTTCGCGGTATATTTGTGACCCTTCTCATCTAACGCAACCCGAAATAGATGGTTTCACCATTTTAATGCAGGCTTCACTGGATGCACAAGAAGTCAAAACGGAAAATGGAATTCTGAAAAATCTAGTCATTCTTTTAGTCAACAAGCTTAATGACGTTCCTGCTTGGTATTATCTGGATAATCCAAATGTTAAAGCGATTTTGCTTAAAACTCCTTCCAAGGAAGAACGGATTCAGATGGTAAAAGGAGTCAATTTCAAAGCATTCTTTACAAATAAAATATACCAGGAAGATTATCCATATTATGAGAATCACCCTGATGAATTGGAAAAAATCCAAGATCGTTTTATAGGCTTAACAGAGGGTTTTACCTTTACGGAATTAAACGGACTCAGAAGATTGTGCAAGAATCAAGGAATTAGAATTAATGATTTGTGTTCCATTATTGACTTGTACAAATTTGGCATCAAAGAAAACCCATGGAACAAACTTAATCCGGATGATTTTAAGGATGCTTATGCAGACTTCGAGAAACGCGTTAAAGGACAGCCGAATGCTCTGACTCAGACGTTGGATGTGATTAAGCGAGCAATGACTGGAATGGCTGATATTTCCGCATCGACTCATGGAAAACCGAAAGGTGTCCTCTTCTTTGCTGGGCCTACCGGTACCGGCAAAACAGAAACAGCAAAGACAATTGCTGAAAAGCTTTTCGGTGATGAGAGTGCTTGCATTCGCTTTGACATGAGCGAATTCGGGCAGAGCCATAGCGATCAGCGCTTACTGGGTGCTCCTCCTGGATATGTCGGTTATGAAGCTGGTGGTCAACTGACTAATGCAGTAAAGAATAATCCGTTTAGTATTCTCTTATTTGATGAAATCGAAAAAGCACACCCCTCAATTTTAGATAAATTCCTGCAGATCCTTGAAGACGGAAGAATGACCGATGGCAAAGGCGAAACGGTTTACTTCTCTGAAACGGTTATTATCTTTACAAGCAACCTCGGCATCTATGAGCGTGGACAGAACGGAGAACGAATACAAATGGTATCTTCTGATATGTCCTATGACGAGGTTAAAAAAACTGTTCGTCAGGGAATTGACAATTACTTCAAGCTCCAACTTGGCAGACCGGAAATTCTAAACCGTATCGGAGAAAACATCGTTGTCTTTGACTTTATTCGACCCGAGATAGCCGAAAAGATTTTAAAGGCACAACTAGATAAAATAGTGGTAAATCTGCACACGAACAAGAAAGTGGAACTAACTATTACCAATAGAGCATTTAATGTCCTCAAGAACAAAGCATTAAACAATCTTGAAAATGGTGGCCGTGGAATTGGCAATATTGTTGAAAGCTGCTTCGTTAATCCCCTATCAAGATATATGTTTGATAATAAACTGCTAAATAATTGCCAGATTACGATTGAAGATATACAAGCCGAATCAATGCCATATTCAATTATAGCAACATAATTTTTTCTCCTGAAAAATAACAAGGAGGTTGCTTCGATGACATTTCGAGTATCATTTTGTATAGAGTCTGGGAAAAACAAGAAACTATGCGATGATTCAGCTTTGGTTGGCACCTCTATCATTAATGACGAAACTGGTGTTTTGGAAGTTAATGTTCCTACATGGATATGTTTATGTGATGGTGTTGGCGGAAATGCTGGAGGTCAAGAAGCATCATTGTTTGTTACACAAAAACTAAGTACTGCAGCAATTCCAACCAGCATAGAGGATGTAAAGAGAATTGCTGTAGATATTAACACTAATCTTCTGGAGCAAGCTGTTAATACTATTGACCATAAAACAATGGCTACAACAGCCACTGCAATTTGTTTTACATATGATTCTGTATTCATGTTTCACGTTGGAAACACTAGGCTATATTCCAAACGTGGGCCTTACATTCAGCAGATAACTGTCGATCAAACAACATATCAATGGTTACTTGATCGAGGCAACATTGAGGCGGCGGAAGCATGCAACAAAAGTGAAATCACGGGCGCCATGGGAGGCGGAAGAGCAGACTTATTAAACCCTATTGTTGTTGAACAAATATTCGAAAGAAAAATCCCTACCACCATCATACTAACAACAGATGGTGTTCATGAATTTCTATGCCAAGACGAAATTGAAGAAGTCCTGGCCAATGATAAAACCATGTTAGAGAAAGCACAAATGCTTTGTAAGCAAGCACTGGAGCAAGGTTCGGACGATGATAGATCTGTAATAATAATAGAATCCATTAACAGGAATTAAGGGGTATAAACCAATGGATGAAAAGACTCTTGCCAAACTTGATGAACTTGGTGTAGATTTTTATTCCTTACGTCATTATAAGTTGCTTAAGCTCTTTAATATTGCGGGCATTGAAGAAAGTGAAGACATTGTTGATGAAATGCTCTCCAATGATCAGTATTTAGAAGAGTACGGCTTAAGACAATCTATCAAACAAGGTTCTGTTATTTATTTCGGGAAATATAGTGAAGATTATGGCGAATTTGCTAATAAGCCCATAGCATGGAAAGTAGTCGATATAAACAACGATGAAATGTTGCTTATATCTTGGTTTATACTTGATAATTTGACCATGTTTAACGACCAAGTTATATCAACATGGAAAAATTCATATTTACGAGCATGGCTAAACAATACTTTTTTGATTTCGTGTTTTACACCTTCTGAAAGAGAAAAAATCTTATATACACAATTAATAAATGAGGAAGAAGCCACATCTGACAAAGTTTTTCTGTTCAACGAGAAAATGGTAAATACTTATTCAAGCATATTAAAAGACTGCCAATCTTTACAATGCTCATATCAATATAATACGTGGTGGCTTAGTTCTATCAAAGCACTAAAGCCAGATTGGAGTTATTCCTATAACTATTATATGACCTATGCAAGTATGACAACCGCAGAAGTAAGTAATACTTCAACAGATTCAGCACGAGGAGTTCGTCCTGCCCTGCGTTTATCTATCAAATCAAAGATATTTAAGCCAATTACAATTCCAAGAGACAATATCATATCAATGCATATGGCGCCTATACTATTCGGATCTTATCCTCAGGGAGAAAGTGAAGATGTTATATCGCCTATTGAATGGATCATAATCTCCGCTACTAGCAGCTACGTGAAATTGATGAGCAAATATGTTCTAGACTGGAAGCCATTCAATACTAAAATGAAGTCCAAAGATAAACAAGTATGGATTGGAAGTCTCCTGGAGAAATGGCTAAACGAAGAATTTCTTTATAAGGCATTTTCAGAGCATGAACGTTCGCTTATTTTGAAAAATGATAGTGGTCTCACAGATGACACATATGATGAATTTTGTCCAGATTATGCTGTCCCAGACGCAGTTCCAAGACATACGCATGTTGAAGATTTAGTTCATGTTATGTGTCCAAGCTACGATGAATGCCCTGGAATTGGAACATACAAGAATCGAAAGCATGGAGAAAACCATGGGTATTTTAGTCGTTGGGAACCTAAAAATGATATAAAAGGAACAGGAGATTCTATCGCATTTCCAACACAATTAGCCATCTCACATGGAGCTCCTTCTGAAGGAAGCTGTAAATATTGGTTGCGTTCACTTGGAAGCTTTGGAGGCAATGAAGCTATTGCGGATGAAGAAGGTTGGTTGAATGCCTTGGAATTCGATTCTTATGCTGGTGTAAGGCCAGTCATCACACTTGATCTTACTACAGATGTTTTGAAATACATCCGCAACAATAGCATATTGACTAGTCATTCCATATACAAGAGGTGGCCGATTTAATGGATAATCATCAATCAGAAAATAAAACTATATTTAATCAAAATATAGATAGTAGTGAAACAGTATTGAATTCTGCCATAAACGCTCAAGAAACTATTATTAACACAGAATTAAGCACGGGAAATTCTATTCCTCTCGGAACCATCTTATGCGAAGTTTATGAAGTGATTGAAAAGCTGGATGTCATAGCAGGAGAAGCTGATTTATATATATGTTCTTTTGCAGCAAGAAAATATATAGCGAAAGTTTATCGTCGAAAAATAGCAATTAAACCTGAAGTCGCAAAAAGGTTGGCAGAAATTCGTTCACCTTTTGTTGCACGCATCTTTGCAATGGGTGAATACAATGGATATCCTGTTGAAATATTACCTCTGTATATAAACGGAAGTCTTGCCGGAAAAACCTTCTCCTTCGAACAATTAAAATATGAGATTATTCCTTCGGTTAATGAAGGCCTGCATATACTTCATACAAATAATATTATACATAAGGATGTAAAGCCCTCGAACCTTATGCTAAACAACGATGGGAGAACAGTTGCAATAATCGACTTCGGAATCAGTTCTATAAGGGACAGTGGAAGCACAGTAATTGTTACTAGAACAGGATTGACACCTGAGTATTCCGCACCTGAAACGTTTAGAAACCTCTTCTTAAGCGAATCAGATTATTATTCATTTGGAATAACCATCTATGAATTATATTGTGGACATTCTCCAAGTCAGGGCCTTACGCAGGAACAGATTGAGCAATTCACCTTGATCCAACAACCTCCAATTCCTGATGATATGGAAGAAGAGCTGAAGGATTTAATTAATGCATTGACATATACTGATATCAGAAACCGAAAAGATAAATCAAATCCCAATCGACGTTGGGGCTATGAAGAAGTTATTAATTGGTGCAATGATGTTCCACAACCTTTACCCGGCATCTCTGGAACATCCTCAAATACATTAGCTTATAAAGCACAAAAAACGATATATCAAAACGTATCTTCAGATGAAGATATGCTTCCCTATAGATTCGCTGGACAAAGCATAACCAGTACGAAAGTGTTAGCAAAACTGCTTAATGAAAGATGGGATGAAGGGAAAAAGCATCTCTTTAGGGGGCTTCTGCTAGAACATTTCAAGAAAGACTCAAATGCAGAAATAATTAGCTACTTAATGGATTTCCAAGAAGAAGCAGAAACTGCAAATCCTGATGTCTTAATGTTTCGATGCATATATGCAATAGACTCGTCGCAAAAAAAGCTTTTATGGAAAGGAGAAATCTTCGATAATCTATCAGAACTGGGATATCAATATCTCAAGGCAATTCGTTCAGAAAATACCACATTCATTGATATGATGAATGAAATGCAATTCATGGGAATCCTTTCACTGTATGTTCAAATCATAGATCCTACTGCAAAAAAACAAATCAACACACTAAGAGCAATTGAATCAGAGTACAGATCATTTAGTGGAAGTAAAGAAGAGTCTCTATCCAAGCAGTATCGTTTGGCATATATGCTTTCAGATAAGAAAGATTATGAGATAGATTCTAATCTGTTTAGCGATATACCAAGTTATGTTAAACACATCAATGAAAAAGCAACTAAAAATGGCAATACTTTTGAATACGAATTGCGTTCCGACATTTATCCGAATGGGAACTTCAATGCACAGTTTATAAACTGGATCCAAGCGATAGATCGTTCTGATATTCTTGGACAAAGCATTGACAAAAAAGACGAGGCTTTTTTCGATCTTATTTATAGAATCAACCCTGATTACAAATCTCTATCTTGGAATAATAATCAGTATGCTAACATATATGACCTTGGTGTTAAATACCTCTCTGCTCTTCGTTTGGAAAAGGTTGCAATAATTTCAACCATAGATGAATTATTTGAAAATAAATGTGTCTCCCGATTCTTAAGATATACCTCACCATCAGAAAAAAACAATATTGATCGGATAGAATTATTCGAGCAACAATTTAAAAATGTTGTTTCTAAACATGATAGAGAAAGTATGGTATTCCGTTTCAAGTTAGCCTATGAACTATCGGGAGATAAAACTCTATATATCGGCAAGAAACACTTCAGTTCTCTTGAGGACCTTGTATCTTTCCTTCATAGTCAATTCAGCAATTCACTCAAGTTATTTGACGAGTACTGTAACGAATTGATGATTGACGATTATACTTTATGCCCTCAATTTGAAGTTTGGTTAGCAGTCTTAGGAAAGAGCAAAGCAATAGATTCATGGGCATCTGGGGCTCCATTTATGACCAAAAAAGAAAAAGCGCTAAAATTCAGAGAATACATACTAAAAATCGAACAAGGGCAAAATATATCTCTCCATAATAGATATAAATGGTATTCAGAACTAGCAAGTATATTTGACGAGTTTACTCCTTTTGAAGCCTCTGCCTCATATGCAAAAAAATGCAGATACTATGCTGAAGAGGCAATTAAACTAGTCACAAAGCAAAAAAGAATTGCTGAGTATAAAAAGATACTTGCAAAACTTGATGATAAAAACACTATACCACAAGACCAACGTGAAGAATGGTATCTTTCCCTTGCTGAAGAATTATCTGAATATGCTGATATTGAAGAGGTTCAAGAAAAAATCAATCAGTGCAAAAAAGAAGCCAGGACATATCATATCATTTGCTTATATAATGATGCTATACGCTTAAAAGCTAAAGCGCAACGAGCAAATAATGAAGAGCGGCGCGAACTCTATGCTAAAGCTGCTGCATTATTTGCATCTCTGGGAACTGCTTACGAAGCCGATAAAATGGCAAAAGAGTGCGAAAATCTAGCTAGGATTGAAAGTGCAAATGATGTAAATGGCATATAGTACCGATTGTCAAATAAACAAAAATCTCAATACCGCAGAATGATACTTAATTATCATTAGGACAATCTTATTTCCTTATATATCAACAATCTCTATGCTTAATAAGCATAGAGATAATTTTTTTCAAAATCTCTCAAGAAATGACCAAAAAATAGAATAATAGTATATGGATTTTACTCTTTGATTATCACCGTGGCTTACGGGATATCAAGAGCAGAATTCTTATATCGTTTTTCAACAAGGAGCAATGAAGATTTTCAGAAGGTCAAAGGAGCATTCATATGAGAAAAAAGATTTTATCTCTTCTTACTCGGCTCGGTGCAAATGTGTGGGATGAAAGCGCAGTAATCCTTTCGCTACTGTTTTCTGTTGTGTTTTTTCGATCCTGCTCATCTGCTACCGATGAAGACACAGCTTTTCCATCTGCTCTGCAGAAGACAAAAGAATACTTTCATACTATTGGATATAGTCTTCCCTTTACTCCCGATACAGATAGCCTTCCTCTTTTCAAAGAAATAGGCAACTATATCTGTAATCATGGGTTTTCATCCATTTATTCTTCTATAGTCAACCCATTCGCTATTTATCCATCAACAGATCAATCTATTCCTTTAGATATCCAGTTTTCTCTGTCTTATGATGTAATTCGTCATGTGCAAAAGATTCATAATTCACCTACTCTTTCTTTCCCCAAACATTTTCAGGCTATTAAAAGCGAACTGTTTCCCGGATTAACCCAGCACGATATTTTAGCCTTCGCACATTCCATCGAAATCATTTGCATGGATTCAAATGTTCCTGTTCTGGAAACCGGATACATTCAGGATCTTTTGACATTTCGAAAACAAAACATAGGTGTATCCAACGACATGATCTTTTACATGTATATGTTGATTTATGCTCACGGAGTAAATAGTTGGAACAAAGCAAGTGAAGATAAAACTATAAAAACATATGACCCGTTAGTCGCTAAGCCATTATTTGAAATAGTGCTCCGTGTTTGTCACAATACCGATCCTATCACTGTAATTAAAGCAATTCTTTATCCCCCCTCACGCAATCTCTCTGGTCTTGAAACATCATATTTGTACCAACTAATAAAGAAGCAATCCGTATCCGGATCATGTCTTGTTATTGATCCCTCACCGGACCTTATCCATAAAATAGTTTCATATCAATTTGATTGCTCGTTTATGTTTTCTAATACCAGTCTTATGGAAATATACAAAAAAGCATTCCCATATTACGAAAAACGCATATATAAACTCATGGTCGCTTGGGCATATATGCCTAGATATGATTTGGTTGTTTGGTGTTCTACAGGTAAAGAGTGGGAATATGCTAAAAAAGCCAAAAGAGCACAGAATCATATTTCAACCTCAATAATCAATACCGATTCCCCAATGAAAACCAAAGCAGAAATAACAAAAACAATTGATAAAAAGCTTGAAGAAAATGAATCCTATTCAAAGAGCAAACTGCAGCCTATCTTTTATTGCAGAAAATCCTCATTTTTAATGGTTATGACTGACATGCAGTTTAACTTGAACAAAAATATACTGGCTGAAGAATTCAAGAAGGATGGAATATCGCTTAACAGTATTCTTTTGATGCCTACAAGACGACTGTCTTCTGTTCCTAACAATTATCTCATTCTTCAGTTAACACCCGGCAGTGAACCTGAAACAGTAGAAATACTCACCATGTTACCTACAGAGTATAAGGATATTTCACCCACAATGACTAAAGCTCGGATCCTTCATAAACATCTTTTTATTAATTACCACACTTTGATTTCAAGTAAAGAAAATATCCGTTCTCTTTTTACTCAATTTCTTCGTTCCAACACTCGTACTCGTTCT
Proteins encoded in this region:
- a CDS encoding serine/threonine protein kinase, giving the protein MDNHQSENKTIFNQNIDSSETVLNSAINAQETIINTELSTGNSIPLGTILCEVYEVIEKLDVIAGEADLYICSFAARKYIAKVYRRKIAIKPEVAKRLAEIRSPFVARIFAMGEYNGYPVEILPLYINGSLAGKTFSFEQLKYEIIPSVNEGLHILHTNNIIHKDVKPSNLMLNNDGRTVAIIDFGISSIRDSGSTVIVTRTGLTPEYSAPETFRNLFLSESDYYSFGITIYELYCGHSPSQGLTQEQIEQFTLIQQPPIPDDMEEELKDLINALTYTDIRNRKDKSNPNRRWGYEEVINWCNDVPQPLPGISGTSSNTLAYKAQKTIYQNVSSDEDMLPYRFAGQSITSTKVLAKLLNERWDEGKKHLFRGLLLEHFKKDSNAEIISYLMDFQEEAETANPDVLMFRCIYAIDSSQKKLLWKGEIFDNLSELGYQYLKAIRSENTTFIDMMNEMQFMGILSLYVQIIDPTAKKQINTLRAIESEYRSFSGSKEESLSKQYRLAYMLSDKKDYEIDSNLFSDIPSYVKHINEKATKNGNTFEYELRSDIYPNGNFNAQFINWIQAIDRSDILGQSIDKKDEAFFDLIYRINPDYKSLSWNNNQYANIYDLGVKYLSALRLEKVAIISTIDELFENKCVSRFLRYTSPSEKNNIDRIELFEQQFKNVVSKHDRESMVFRFKLAYELSGDKTLYIGKKHFSSLEDLVSFLHSQFSNSLKLFDEYCNELMIDDYTLCPQFEVWLAVLGKSKAIDSWASGAPFMTKKEKALKFREYILKIEQGQNISLHNRYKWYSELASIFDEFTPFEASASYAKKCRYYAEEAIKLVTKQKRIAEYKKILAKLDDKNTIPQDQREEWYLSLAEELSEYADIEEVQEKINQCKKEARTYHIICLYNDAIRLKAKAQRANNEERRELYAKAAALFASLGTAYEADKMAKECENLARIESANDVNGI
- a CDS encoding DUF6273 domain-containing protein — encoded protein: MDEKTLAKLDELGVDFYSLRHYKLLKLFNIAGIEESEDIVDEMLSNDQYLEEYGLRQSIKQGSVIYFGKYSEDYGEFANKPIAWKVVDINNDEMLLISWFILDNLTMFNDQVISTWKNSYLRAWLNNTFLISCFTPSEREKILYTQLINEEEATSDKVFLFNEKMVNTYSSILKDCQSLQCSYQYNTWWLSSIKALKPDWSYSYNYYMTYASMTTAEVSNTSTDSARGVRPALRLSIKSKIFKPITIPRDNIISMHMAPILFGSYPQGESEDVISPIEWIIISATSSYVKLMSKYVLDWKPFNTKMKSKDKQVWIGSLLEKWLNEEFLYKAFSEHERSLILKNDSGLTDDTYDEFCPDYAVPDAVPRHTHVEDLVHVMCPSYDECPGIGTYKNRKHGENHGYFSRWEPKNDIKGTGDSIAFPTQLAISHGAPSEGSCKYWLRSLGSFGGNEAIADEEGWLNALEFDSYAGVRPVITLDLTTDVLKYIRNNSILTSHSIYKRWPI